A genomic stretch from Phocoena phocoena chromosome 9, mPhoPho1.1, whole genome shotgun sequence includes:
- the WIPF3 gene encoding WAS/WASL-interacting protein family member 3 encodes MTGPELDPEGSGAPAEIFMEGEGHVLIAHGDPAVSAQAIVEVKQLDLGATCRDRTKVLLVNIFTKHFSSLENNYANHSTMPLMAVMLQNKKHVAFGIQQIWVSTDASSLRKTDPKGRSALLADIQQGTRLRKVTQINDRSAPQIESSKGTNKEGGGPANSRGGSTPPALGDLFAGGFPVLRPAGQRDAAGGKTGQGPGSRAPSPRLPTKTISGPFNPPASPRLGDASEAHGVAGTVPPRPSMPAPPPPPLPPALPPPLPPALPPSSPAKVPLVSPPGPPTKGSAPVLAPPPPCAPPPPPPLPPALAPSDKAVRPQLARLHLPPVPPPLPLLPPCGYPGLSAEAASPAQDVPEPPAPPLPPPPPPPLPTYAPRTPRASLPAPPLPGANNSGEVPPPRPPKSPCFQAQSPEPSAQALPAPPALPGSQTFPQKKRPGRSPATGGGKLNPPPAPPARSPTTELSSRSQQAPAWTLTQQPGGQLRNGSLHIIDDFESKFTFHSMEDFPPPDEYKPCQKIYPSKMPRSRTPGPWLHTEAAGQSSDDIKGRNAQLSLKTLR; translated from the exons ATGACGGGACCTGAACTTGATCCTGAGGGCAGTGGGGCACCAGCAGAGATTTTTATGGAGGGGGAGGGACATG TTCTAATAGCCCATGGAGACCCTGCCGTGTCAGCACAAGCTATAGTGGAAGTGAAACAGCTGGACCTCGGTGCTACTTGCAGAGATAGGACAAAGGTTCTTCTCGtgaacatatttacaaagcattttagCAGTCTAGAGAACAATTATGCTAACCACAGCACCATGCCCTTGATGGCTGTAatgcttcaaaataaaaagcacgTGGCCTTTGGAATTCAGCAGATCTGG GTAAGTACAGATGCTTCCAGCTTGAGAAAGACAGATCCCAAAGGTCGGAGTGCACTGTTGGCTGATATCCAGCAAGGAACTCGCCTACGAAAAGTCACACAGATCAATGACCGCAGTGCCCCGCAAATCGAGA GTTCTAAAGGAACCAACAAAGAAGGAGGAGGTCCTGCAAACTCTCGAGGCGGGAGCAcgcccccagccctgggagaTCTGTTTGCTGGTGGCTTTCCAGTGTTACGACCAGCAGGCCAGAGGGATGCAGCAG GCGGCAAGACAGGGCAGGGCCCTGGCTCCCGAGCGCCTTCTCCCCGGCTTCCCACCAAAACTATCAGCGGCCCGTTCAACCCCCCTGCATCTCCCAGGCTAGGCGACGCCTCCGAGGCGCATGGCGTGGCGGGGACGGTCCCTCCTCGCCCCAGCATGCCCGCCCCACCTCCCCCGCCCTTACCCCCGGCCCTGCCCCCGCCCTTACCCCCGGCCCTGCCCCCGTCCTCCCCCGCCAAAGTCCCGCTGGTGTCCCCACCTGGCCCACCGACCAAGGGGAGCGCCCCGGTGCTCGCACCCCCTCCGCCCTGTGCACCGCCGCCTCCACCCCCGCTGCCCCCGGCCTTGGCTCCCAGTGACAAGGCGGTGAGGCCTCAGCTAGCCCGCTTGCACCTACCGCCCGTCCCGCCCCCgctgcctctcctcccaccttGCGGGTACCCTGGGCTCAGTGCGGAAGCTGCCAGCCCTGCCCAAGATGTGCCGGAGCCTCCAGCCCCTCCGCTCCCGCCGCCCCCACCGCCCCCGCTCCCCACTTACGCCCCACGCACCCCCAGAGCCTCTCTGCCTGCGCCCCCTTTGCCGGGCGCTAACAACAGCGGTGAAGTCCCACCCCCACGGCCCCCCAAGTCCCCATGCTTCCAGGCCCAGTCCCCCGAGCCCAGCGCGCAGGCCTTGCCGGCGCCACCTGCCCTTCCAGGGTCTCAGACGTTCCCGCAGAAGAAGAGGCCCGGCCGAAGCCCCG CGACCGGTGGGGGAAAGCTGAACCCGCCCCCAGCACCCCCCGCGAGGTCACCCACCACGGAGCTTTCAAGCAGGAGCCAGCAGGCCCCAGCCTGGACCCTGACCCAGCAGCCTGGAGGTCAGCTGCGGAACGGAAGCCTGCACATCATTG ATGACTTTGAGTCTAAATTCACGTTCCATTCTATGGAAGATTTTCCTCCTCCAGATGAGTATAAACCATGCCAGAAGATTTACCCCAGCAAGATGCCCAGAA